The genomic segment CCATCGAGGCGTTCCAGCTCCACTTCCAGAGTGACGATGCGCTCCTCGGAGCCTTCCAGGTCGGCCCCGACATCCAGCCACAGGGACCTCTCGGGATCGCTCGAGGTAGCCACGTCGAGGACCTCGGTGCTGCGGCCATCGTGTAGACGAGCGACCAGGCGATGAGCACCGGGGGAGACGGCAGCTGCCCCTATCTGTAAGCGAGTGCGCTCCGGGAGAATGCCCCGCCACTGCCATCGGCCACCGTTCATCAGCACCGCCGGCCGGCGCTCATAGTCCGTGCTGAACACCTGGATCCGAGGCTCGCTTCCCAAGCTCAAACCCTGCGCGGCTTCCGAACCGAGGGAGTAGTCGCCGGCGGCCACTGACGACTCCAGCTCGAAGAGCGCCGGGGCCGGCTCACCGCTACAGGCCACCAACGCCGCCAGCAGCGAGGCGCAGACGGCCGAGCTCACAGCGCGAAGCAAGTTGGAGCGCAAGGGGGCAGGGCTGGGAAGGTGGGGAGAAAGATGGTGTTTCATGGGCTTCCGGAACCGCCGGTGGCGCAGCGGCACTGGTCATCAGGACGGGGCCTCAGCACTGGTTCTCAGCATTGGGCATTATTGCAAACCTGGGCTAACTATTGGGCCGATTGCAGGGGGCCTTTCCAGGGGGCGGCTTCCGGGCGGGTTAAGATCGAGCGATGGCGGCCCTCGACCCCCCCCCCGCACAAGACCTCCCGGAGCTGAAGGCTGCGCTGCGGTGGCTGCCGGCGGCGCCGGCCCGGCTGTGGGTTCCCCAAGCCTCGAGGCCGACGGTAGCGATCCTCGAAGCCAAAGGCTATCGGGTCTTGGAGCAAGAGACCCTGCCGCCCGGTGCTTCCTGCGACGGCGCCGTCGTGGAGGCGAAGAGTCTCTTGTCTTCCCAGGATCGGACTCTTCAGGATGGGGCTACTCAGGATGAGGCCCTCCCGGAACAAGACTCGGAGGAGTCTAGCCCCGAGGGTCCCATCAGCGAGCCCCCGAGCTCCGAAGATCGCTCTCTCCGTCTGCGCGAAGCCCTCACCGCCCCAGGGGTCGTGGTGGTCGTCGGGGCCAGCGGCGAGCCGGGAGCTCGATGCCTGGACGTGCTGACCCGCAGCGCTACCGTCCTGGCGGAGGCCGGCTTCGCGGTGCGGGAGCGGCCCGCCCCAGGCGAGTCCGGCGACATCCTGTTGGTCGCCCGGCCGACCCCGTTTCGCATCCGCTCCTACCGCCCCGGCGACGAGGAACGAATCTTAGAGCTCTTCGCCGACTCCTTCCACCATCGAAGGCCGGAGGAGCACTGGCGGTGGGAGTATCGGGAGAATCCCTTGGGAGGGCCGTTCATCAGCCTGGCGGTGGATGAGGGCGACACTCTAGCAGCTCACTACGCGGGCTATCCGGTCCGATTCCGCCGCGCTGAAGGCGACCACCGCCCGG from the Acidobacteriota bacterium genome contains:
- a CDS encoding GNAT family N-acetyltransferase, which codes for MAALDPPPAQDLPELKAALRWLPAAPARLWVPQASRPTVAILEAKGYRVLEQETLPPGASCDGAVVEAKSLLSSQDRTLQDGATQDEALPEQDSEESSPEGPISEPPSSEDRSLRLREALTAPGVVVVVGASGEPGARCLDVLTRSATVLAEAGFAVRERPAPGESGDILLVARPTPFRIRSYRPGDEERILELFADSFHHRRPEEHWRWEYRENPLGGPFISLAVDEGDTLAAHYAGYPVRFRRAEGDHRPAESFTAYQIGDTMTAATLRHVGRGPTSLLARTARHFYGRQCADRVAFNFGFNVGNIQKFSMRFLRAEKVEAIPFWRLDGAALARAAQVPSRSLWRRWLGWAGSDYRTEPSRQLDSRWDVLFDTAADCFGLLAERRSENLTWRYLRRPGFEYQILSAFHRQELVAWGVFQRRDDVLRWGDALAHPNHPAALASILRAALTSPVGEGVHAVEGWFSE